One Nicotiana tomentosiformis chromosome 4, ASM39032v3, whole genome shotgun sequence genomic window carries:
- the LOC104114725 gene encoding probable polygalacturonase At1g80170 isoform X3, protein MYCCMDEVILSELEDLDAEEGDEAEFFDLPKWETHRGNKILVNVDSFGAVGDGASDDTKAFVDAWKQACSTPKSVLLVPAGRFYLVNPTRFRGPCAGRLRVQIEGTIIAPDEPKNWDPKNPRIWLGFFNLTGALFQGGGVIDGSGSKWWAASCKKNKTNPCKAAPTALTIYASSGIKVKGLTIQNGQQMNFAISRSDSIRITGVKVSAPEDSPNTDGIHITESTNVVLQNSRIGTGDDCVSIVNASSNIKMKGIYCGPGHGISIGSLGKDNSVGIVTQVVLDNAFLRGTTNGLRIKTWQGGAGYVRAVRFQNVRMQDVSNPIIIDQFYCDSPKSCQNQTSAVEISEIVYRNVSGTSKSQKAIKFACSDNVPCSHIVLNNINLETRDGTAEVYCNSATGIGYGYIHPSAECLNSSDKKIEKMEAMLDESKEEYLIHTEL, encoded by the exons ATGTATTGCTGTATGG ATGAAGTCATCCTGTCAGAGCTTGAGGATTTGGATGCAGAAGAAGGTGATGAAGCAGAGTTTTTTGACCTCCCCAAATGGGAAACTCATCGTGGAAACAAGATTCTTGTAAATGTGGATAGCTTTGGAGCAGTTGGTGACGGGGCTTCAGATGACACCAAG GCTTTTGTTGATGCGTGGAAACAAGCTTGTTCAACTCCAAAATCAGTCCTCTTGGTCCCTGCAGGACGCTTTTATCTAGTAAATCCAACAAGGTTCCGAGGGCCTTGTGCAGGCAGATTGAGAGTCCAG ATTGAAGGAACTATAATAGCACCGGACGAGCCTAAAAACTGGGACCCAAAGAATCCACGAATTTGGCTTGGCTTCTTTAACTTGACTGGAGCTCTGTTCCAAGGAGGAGGAGTTATTGATGGATCAGGCAGCAAATGGTGGGCAGCTTCATGCAAGAAGAACAAGACTAAT CCTTGCAAAGCAGCACCAACT GCATTAACTATATATGCGAGCTCAGGTATAAAGGTGAAGGGCCTAACAATCCAAAATGGCCAACAGATGAACTTTGCCATTTCTCGATCAGACTCTATACGAATAACTGGTGTTAAGGTTTCTGCTCCTGAAGACAGTCCTAATACTGATGGAATCCATATAACTGAATCAACAAATGTTGTACTCCAGAATTCCAGAATTGGAACAG GTGATGATTGTGTCTCAATTGTCAATGCTAGTTCCAATATCAAAATGAAGGGAATTTACTGTGGACCTGGCCACGGAATCAG CATTGGGAGCCTTGGTAAGGACAACTCTGTTGGTATAGTAACTCAGGTTGTACTTGATAATGCATTTCTCAGAGGTACCACAAATGGTCTGCGGATCAAGACATGGCAG GGTGGAGCAGGTTATGTCCGTGCAGTGCGCTTCCAAAATGTGAGGATGCAAGATGTTTCCAATCCTATCATCATTGACCAATTCTATTGCGACTCACCAAAGTCGTGCCAGAATCAG ACATCTGCAGTTGAGATAAGTGAGATAGTTTACCGGAATGTTAGTGGTACTTCAAAGAGCCAAAAGGCAATCAAATTTGCATGTAGTGACAACGTGCCCTGCAGCCACATTGTTCTGAATAACATTAACTTAGAGACCAGAGATGGTACTGCTGAGGTCTACTGCAACTCTGCCACAGGGATTggttatggttatattcatccaTCGGCGGAGTGCCTGAACTCATCTGACAAGAAAATTGAGAAAATGGAGGCCATGCTTGACGAATCAAAGGAAGAATACCTGATTCATACTGAGCTATGA
- the LOC117281090 gene encoding pentatricopeptide repeat-containing protein At1g74600, chloroplastic — translation MQSKRVIASFAIRRYVTTLSHKCQQKSQQPTLPLDFCSVSNYDVYSLNRTLRDLVKYGSLTSALHLFEEMPKRDVVTWNIMISGYSHYGFPRKSVYLYNKMVSQGIKENSSTLSFILSICANAGLYKEGVEILSRVVVLGFSMSLYIASALVNMYIQMGLTDVAFKVFYDLPKRNLPVWNLVLRGICEAGQSSEFLKLYSDMKLENVEPNGLTFCYLINGCCKERLLDKGREIHSHVIKTGWLESNIFLANALVDFYSACGILVDTNKAFECIPPQDVISWNSVVSIYAAKDLLHEAVQVLEEMRSWDKHPSAMSFVALLNLSSRKKELLFGKQVHNFVMKLGFDYGNVLIQSALIDMYGKNDDIENSVSVFQSSPELSLECCNSMMTSLLHLGVPQDVFELFSWMVCENITFDEVSLSSTIKALSFYSSPSLDSCDLLHCCAIKSGFDFDIMVLCSLIDAYSRSGQIRYSQKIFEAFPSPNIIGFTSIINAYARKGMGSECLGLFEEIIQKGLKPDEVTFLCILLGCNHSGLVEEGKKIFDSMRLHGVFPDRRHYSCMVDLLGRAGLVIEAEELLNHASSTGDSVMWSSLLRSCRIHQNEHVGRRAAKKLMDLEPEDPSVWLQASIFYSEIGEFETAIYIREVAVARKMSRDIGYSLIRVHECR, via the coding sequence ATGCAGAGCAAACGTGTTATAGCGTCGTTTGCTATACGCAGATACGTAACTACTCTTTCTCACAAGTGCCAACAGAAAAGCCAACAACCCACTTTGCCCCTGGACTTTTGCTCCGTGAGCAACTATGATGTTTACTCACTGAACAGAACATTACGCGACCTTGTCAAGTATGGGTCTTTAACCTCTGCACTCCACCTGTTTGAAGAAATGCCTAAACGTGATGTGGTTACATGGAATATTATGATTTCTGGATATAGTCATTATGGGTTTCCAAGAAAATCAGTGTACTTGTATAATAAAATGGTTTCTCAAGGTATCAAGGAGAACTCGTCCACTTTGTCCTTTATATTGAGCATATGTGCTAACGCAGGTTTATACAAAGAAGGGGTTGAGATTCTCAGTAGAGTAGTTGTATTGGGATTTAGTATGAGCTTATATATTGCCAGTGCACTTGTTAATATGTATATACAAATGGGTCTTACAGATGTTGCTTTCAAagtgttttatgacttaccaaaACGAAACTTACCTGTGTGGAACTTGGTTTTACGTGGAATTTGTGAAGCGGGTCAGTCCAGTGAGTTCTTAAAATTGTATAGTGATATGAAGTTGGAAAATGTGGAGCCTAATGGGCTTACattttgttatttgattaatgGTTGTTGTAAAGAGAGACTTCTTGACAAAGGCAGGGAGATACATTCCCATGTGATTAAGACGGGGTGGTTAGAATCAAATATCTTTTTAGCTAATGCATTGGTAGATTTTTACTCTGCTTGTGGCATTTTGGTTGATACCAATAAAGCATTTGAATGTATTCCGCCTCAGGATGTTATTTCATGGAATTCAGTGGTTTCTATTTATGCTGCCAAAGATTTGTTGCATGAAGCTGTTCAAGTCCTAGAAGAGATGAGATCGTGGGACAAACATCCATCTGCTATGTCTTTCGTGGCATTGTTGAATTTATCAAGTCGCAAAAAGGAACTGCTCTTTGGAAAACAAGTGCACAATTTTGTTATGAAATTGGGCTTTGATTATGGAAATGTCCTCATTCAGTCGGCTTTGATTGATATGTATGGGAAAAATGATGACATTGAAAATTCAGTTTCTGTATTCCAGAGCTCCCCTGAATTAAGTCTCGAATGTTGTAATTCAATGATGACATCTTTGCTGCATCTTGGTGTCCCCCAAGATGTGTTTGAGCTGTTCAGTTGGATGGTTTGTGAAAATATTACGTTTGATGAAGTGAGTCTGTCCTCAACAATAAAGGCATTATCATTCTATTCCTCTCCTAGCTTGGATAGCTGTGATTTGTTGCATTGCTGTGCAATAAAATCAGgttttgattttgatattatgGTATTATGTTCTCTGATTGATGCATATTCAAGATCTGGACAGATTAGGTACTCTCAGAAGATTTTTGAAGCATTTCCTTCACCTAATATCATCGGTTTCACTTCAATAATTAATGCATATGCTCGGAAAGGAATGGGAAGTGAATGCCTTGGATTGTTTGAAGAAATTATCCAAAAGGGTCTAAAACCAGATGAAGTAACATTCTTATGTATACTGTTGGGCTGCAACCATTCAGGTCTAGTTGAAGAGGGGAAAAAGATTTTTGATTCAATGAGACTTCATGGGGTCTTTCCAGACAGGCGGCACTATTCATGTATGGTGGATCTTCTGGGCCGTGCAGGTCTAGTCATTGAGGCAGAAGAGTTGCTAAACCATGCATCATCGACAGGAGATTCTGTGATGTGGAGCTCACTTTTGCGAAGTTGCAGGATTCATCAAAATGAGCATGTTGGAAGAAGAGCAGCTAAAAAGTTAATGGATCTTGAGCCAGAGGATCCTTCTGTTTGGTTACAGGCCTCAATTTTTTATTCTGAAATTGGGGAGTTCGAGACTGCAATATATATTCGAGAGGTTGCAGTTGCGAGGAAGATGAGCAGAGATATTGGCTATAGTTTAATTCGGGTCCATGAGTGCCGTTAA
- the LOC104114725 gene encoding probable polygalacturonase At1g80170 isoform X1, with protein sequence MISLDLCESRNTEEIPEEIMAKILFLFFVLLTVTHGIALINLSDEVILSELEDLDAEEGDEAEFFDLPKWETHRGNKILVNVDSFGAVGDGASDDTKAFVDAWKQACSTPKSVLLVPAGRFYLVNPTRFRGPCAGRLRVQIEGTIIAPDEPKNWDPKNPRIWLGFFNLTGALFQGGGVIDGSGSKWWAASCKKNKTNPCKAAPTALTIYASSGIKVKGLTIQNGQQMNFAISRSDSIRITGVKVSAPEDSPNTDGIHITESTNVVLQNSRIGTGDDCVSIVNASSNIKMKGIYCGPGHGISIGSLGKDNSVGIVTQVVLDNAFLRGTTNGLRIKTWQGGAGYVRAVRFQNVRMQDVSNPIIIDQFYCDSPKSCQNQTSAVEISEIVYRNVSGTSKSQKAIKFACSDNVPCSHIVLNNINLETRDGTAEVYCNSATGIGYGYIHPSAECLNSSDKKIEKMEAMLDESKEEYLIHTEL encoded by the exons ATGATCTCCCTTGATTTATGTGAATCTAGAAATACAGAAGAAATACCAGAAGAAATCATGGCTAAGATACTCTTCTTGTTTTTTGTTTTGCTAACGGTGACTCATGGAATTGCATTAATCAATTTGTCAGATGAAGTCATCCTGTCAGAGCTTGAGGATTTGGATGCAGAAGAAGGTGATGAAGCAGAGTTTTTTGACCTCCCCAAATGGGAAACTCATCGTGGAAACAAGATTCTTGTAAATGTGGATAGCTTTGGAGCAGTTGGTGACGGGGCTTCAGATGACACCAAG GCTTTTGTTGATGCGTGGAAACAAGCTTGTTCAACTCCAAAATCAGTCCTCTTGGTCCCTGCAGGACGCTTTTATCTAGTAAATCCAACAAGGTTCCGAGGGCCTTGTGCAGGCAGATTGAGAGTCCAG ATTGAAGGAACTATAATAGCACCGGACGAGCCTAAAAACTGGGACCCAAAGAATCCACGAATTTGGCTTGGCTTCTTTAACTTGACTGGAGCTCTGTTCCAAGGAGGAGGAGTTATTGATGGATCAGGCAGCAAATGGTGGGCAGCTTCATGCAAGAAGAACAAGACTAAT CCTTGCAAAGCAGCACCAACT GCATTAACTATATATGCGAGCTCAGGTATAAAGGTGAAGGGCCTAACAATCCAAAATGGCCAACAGATGAACTTTGCCATTTCTCGATCAGACTCTATACGAATAACTGGTGTTAAGGTTTCTGCTCCTGAAGACAGTCCTAATACTGATGGAATCCATATAACTGAATCAACAAATGTTGTACTCCAGAATTCCAGAATTGGAACAG GTGATGATTGTGTCTCAATTGTCAATGCTAGTTCCAATATCAAAATGAAGGGAATTTACTGTGGACCTGGCCACGGAATCAG CATTGGGAGCCTTGGTAAGGACAACTCTGTTGGTATAGTAACTCAGGTTGTACTTGATAATGCATTTCTCAGAGGTACCACAAATGGTCTGCGGATCAAGACATGGCAG GGTGGAGCAGGTTATGTCCGTGCAGTGCGCTTCCAAAATGTGAGGATGCAAGATGTTTCCAATCCTATCATCATTGACCAATTCTATTGCGACTCACCAAAGTCGTGCCAGAATCAG ACATCTGCAGTTGAGATAAGTGAGATAGTTTACCGGAATGTTAGTGGTACTTCAAAGAGCCAAAAGGCAATCAAATTTGCATGTAGTGACAACGTGCCCTGCAGCCACATTGTTCTGAATAACATTAACTTAGAGACCAGAGATGGTACTGCTGAGGTCTACTGCAACTCTGCCACAGGGATTggttatggttatattcatccaTCGGCGGAGTGCCTGAACTCATCTGACAAGAAAATTGAGAAAATGGAGGCCATGCTTGACGAATCAAAGGAAGAATACCTGATTCATACTGAGCTATGA
- the LOC104114725 gene encoding probable polygalacturonase At1g80170 isoform X2 translates to MISLDLCESRNTEEIPEEIMAKILFLFFVLLTVTHGIALINLSDEVILSELEDLDAEEGDEAEFFDLPKWETHRGNKILVNVDSFGAVGDGASDDTKAFVDAWKQACSTPKSVLLVPAGRFYLVNPTRFRGPCAGRLRVQIEGTIIAPDEPKNWDPKNPRIWLGFFNLTGALFQGGGVIDGSGSKWWAASCKKNKTNALTIYASSGIKVKGLTIQNGQQMNFAISRSDSIRITGVKVSAPEDSPNTDGIHITESTNVVLQNSRIGTGDDCVSIVNASSNIKMKGIYCGPGHGISIGSLGKDNSVGIVTQVVLDNAFLRGTTNGLRIKTWQGGAGYVRAVRFQNVRMQDVSNPIIIDQFYCDSPKSCQNQTSAVEISEIVYRNVSGTSKSQKAIKFACSDNVPCSHIVLNNINLETRDGTAEVYCNSATGIGYGYIHPSAECLNSSDKKIEKMEAMLDESKEEYLIHTEL, encoded by the exons ATGATCTCCCTTGATTTATGTGAATCTAGAAATACAGAAGAAATACCAGAAGAAATCATGGCTAAGATACTCTTCTTGTTTTTTGTTTTGCTAACGGTGACTCATGGAATTGCATTAATCAATTTGTCAGATGAAGTCATCCTGTCAGAGCTTGAGGATTTGGATGCAGAAGAAGGTGATGAAGCAGAGTTTTTTGACCTCCCCAAATGGGAAACTCATCGTGGAAACAAGATTCTTGTAAATGTGGATAGCTTTGGAGCAGTTGGTGACGGGGCTTCAGATGACACCAAG GCTTTTGTTGATGCGTGGAAACAAGCTTGTTCAACTCCAAAATCAGTCCTCTTGGTCCCTGCAGGACGCTTTTATCTAGTAAATCCAACAAGGTTCCGAGGGCCTTGTGCAGGCAGATTGAGAGTCCAG ATTGAAGGAACTATAATAGCACCGGACGAGCCTAAAAACTGGGACCCAAAGAATCCACGAATTTGGCTTGGCTTCTTTAACTTGACTGGAGCTCTGTTCCAAGGAGGAGGAGTTATTGATGGATCAGGCAGCAAATGGTGGGCAGCTTCATGCAAGAAGAACAAGACTAAT GCATTAACTATATATGCGAGCTCAGGTATAAAGGTGAAGGGCCTAACAATCCAAAATGGCCAACAGATGAACTTTGCCATTTCTCGATCAGACTCTATACGAATAACTGGTGTTAAGGTTTCTGCTCCTGAAGACAGTCCTAATACTGATGGAATCCATATAACTGAATCAACAAATGTTGTACTCCAGAATTCCAGAATTGGAACAG GTGATGATTGTGTCTCAATTGTCAATGCTAGTTCCAATATCAAAATGAAGGGAATTTACTGTGGACCTGGCCACGGAATCAG CATTGGGAGCCTTGGTAAGGACAACTCTGTTGGTATAGTAACTCAGGTTGTACTTGATAATGCATTTCTCAGAGGTACCACAAATGGTCTGCGGATCAAGACATGGCAG GGTGGAGCAGGTTATGTCCGTGCAGTGCGCTTCCAAAATGTGAGGATGCAAGATGTTTCCAATCCTATCATCATTGACCAATTCTATTGCGACTCACCAAAGTCGTGCCAGAATCAG ACATCTGCAGTTGAGATAAGTGAGATAGTTTACCGGAATGTTAGTGGTACTTCAAAGAGCCAAAAGGCAATCAAATTTGCATGTAGTGACAACGTGCCCTGCAGCCACATTGTTCTGAATAACATTAACTTAGAGACCAGAGATGGTACTGCTGAGGTCTACTGCAACTCTGCCACAGGGATTggttatggttatattcatccaTCGGCGGAGTGCCTGAACTCATCTGACAAGAAAATTGAGAAAATGGAGGCCATGCTTGACGAATCAAAGGAAGAATACCTGATTCATACTGAGCTATGA